A window of Spodoptera frugiperda isolate SF20-4 chromosome 17, AGI-APGP_CSIRO_Sfru_2.0, whole genome shotgun sequence contains these coding sequences:
- the LOC118276884 gene encoding beclin-1-like protein, producing MSDSKSFVNFSCQRCLQPLKLDESLNNLGEHTIADLALQIRRNNEVDLDIQSTSLEHYVPPFRMSESGNGANGFMVISDGWETTSLGHQLHVKATLFDLLSNNSDVDHPLCDECTDTLLELMDNQLRQTEAEWKDYNDYLKKLEDDKEDLNLEGLEKELGDWKQEQSRLLQELSALQKEEKAMKEEIDIQEREKERLEKEQDVYWREYTRYRKDLMTIEDQMKFYECQLTYTQSQLEKLKKTNVFKATFHISDSGQFGIINNFRLGRLPSAPVDWSEINAAWGQTVLLLASLARKISFNFQRYKLVPYGNHSYIEVLEDQKVLPLYGSGGFRFLWDTKFDAAMVAFLDCLQQFKEQVEKGNTGFCLPYRIDKGKIEDTASPPHAYSIKIQFNSEEHWTKALKYMLTNLKWALTWISSQFSEDKHENQ from the coding sequence ATGAGTGATTCAAAGTCTTTCGTAAACTTTTCGTGTCAGCGATGTTTGCAGCCACTGAAGTTGGACGAGTCCCTGAACAACTTGGGAGAGCACACGATAGCTGACCTGGCGCTCCAAATCCGTCGCAATAATGAGGTCGACTTAGATATACAATCAACAAGCTTAGAACATTACGTACCTCCGTTTCGCATGTCAGAATCAGGTAACGGCGCAAATGGGTTTATGGTGATCTCAGACGGCTGGGAGACAACCTCCTTGGGCCACCAGCTCCACGTCAAAGCTACTCTATTCGACCTATTATCAAATAATTCAGATGTAGACCATCCCCTGTGTGATGAGTGCACCGATACGTTATTAGAGTTAATGGATAACCAGTTACGTCAAACTGAGGCTGAATGGAAAGACTACAATgactatttaaaaaagttagaGGATGACAAGGaagatttgaatttggaagGGTTGGAGAAAGAGTTGGGAGATTGGAAGCAGGAACAAAGTCGGTTGTTACAAGAATTATCTGCTTTACAAAAAGAGGAGAAAGCCATGAAAGAGGAGATTGATATCCaagaaagagagaaagagagattAGAAAAGGAACAAGATGTTTATTGGAGAGAGTACACAAGATATCGGAAAGATTTGATGACAATTGAAGATCAGATGAAGTTTTACGAGTGCCAGCTGACATACACACAGTCTCAGCTTGAAAagttaaagaaaacaaatgtaTTTAAGGCTACGTTCCACATTTCGGATTCTGGTCAATTCGGTATTATAAACAACTTCAGACTTGGACGTTTACCATCCGCACCGGTCGACTGGTCCGAAATTAACGCTGCTTGGGGCCAAACCGTTCTCCTACTTGCTTCTTTGGCACGGAAAATAAGCTTTAACTTCCAACGTTACAAGCTTGTACCGTACGGAAACCACTCGTACATAGAAGTGTTGGAGGATCAGAAAGTCCTGCCTTTATACGGTTCAGGAGGCTTCCGTTTCCTATGGGACACAAAGTTTGATGCGGCCATGGTAGCGTTCTTAGACTGTCTTCAGCAATTTAAGGAGCAAGTTGAGAAAGGCAATACAGGTTTCTGTCTGCCATATCGAATTGATAAAGGCAAGATTGAGGATACAGCGTCACCACCACATgcttattcaattaaaattcagTTTAACTCCGAAGAACATTGGACGAAAGCGCTCAAATACATGTTGACGAATTTGAAATGGGCACTGACTTGGATCTCATCGCAGTTTAGCGAAGACAAGCATGAAAATCAATGA